Part of the Candidatus Poribacteria bacterium genome, AATTGAGATTGTCATTATAGCACAATCTTCCTTTAGGGAGTGGTCTAAAAAACCGTAGGCAGTACACACAATGCAGAAAAGGATTTTGATAATTGCTATCGCAGTGCTTTTAGTGCTGGGATTTTTACCAACATCGTTGGTTACTGTATCCCCGCCGAAAGCTGAGGCGGGTCCCATACACATTGAAAATTGCCGATTAGAAGTAAGAAGCGACTATATAGGCATAGTCTGTGATTAGTACTGGCACGACCATTAGTGAAACTATAGTAAATTAAAGAAAGAGTAAATCTTTCAAATATGGTTGGGTGAGGTTTTACCATACCGAAATAGGATCGATTCTAAGCACTACTTTTTTACTCGTTTGTTGTTAAGAATTCCTGATTTCAATTTCAGCGAGTTGGAGTTTCTTAGTAGTTCAAAATTGTAAGAAGCGGAAAAATTGAAAACGAGCCTTCCCGGGTTGGTAGCCCCTCACCTTGTTGAATAATTATGGGGATAACAATGCGATTTATTATTATGATCACTCTCATTTGTTTTTCGGCGATCACTATTGGATGTGCTAGGAATCAGGAAAGTAAAACAGCTCCCGAACGCCCTTCTGTGACAGATGAACAAAATGCCAAACCCGCTGAAGACCCGACGGATCTAAGTCAAGAATCCATATCTAAAAAGGATCCACAGGCTCCTATATCTGCTAATACCGAAATAAGTAATGCGCAAAAGTATTATCTCGAATTCTTTTCACTCCTCAAAACAGACAAAGAAGCGGCAATTGCTGCTCTCTCCGAGTACGTTAAACTTCGTTTCGGCGCACACCCGCTTATGGACAAATGGATCAAACTTGCTAATCGTCTCGTTCTTGATGGAAAAGGAACTTTTTTAGATATGAAACATTATACAGAATGGCATCTTCAGATGTTAATAGATGTGGAACCTGAAAAACGGACTGCGGCACATACTGAATTGCTGGAAATGCATCAGAACGCTATACAGCAGATCGAGATGATGGGCAAGATGCTTGAACAACAAGGTGAGAATCTGGAAACTTATGAAATGCCGGCTACGTTTATTGGACAATAATTGAGGTATTTCGTCTGTTTTTACCGAAGGAGAATAGTTGAAGATGGAATCTTATATTAGAGTCTTAGGTATCGGGGCGATTCTGACGCTCCTAATTTGTATCGGATTTTTTTTCTACGTCCGTTGGGATCACCAACGTTTTGTAGCAGAACTTTCACAGCCACCAAAGTTTGATGCCTCGGCACCCATGGAACAAAGAATATTAACCACGAAAAAATATGCAGAATATCCCGTTCCTACAGCAACAATTGAACCTGAAGTTTTAGAAGAACTTCCCGTAACTCCTGAAATACGCAATATTAAAACAGAAGAACAAGTATTTCAGGAAACGGATCTATCTGAGTTTGACTTGGAATTGGATCCGCTTTCCCTTTCCGCAACAGCACTTCCAGAAGCATTACCAGAATCACCTATTGAGGGAATCAACTGGGTAAAGGTAAAAACCGCTAGCCAAGATTACAACGACTTTCTTGAAATTGAACCGGATTATGCTTATGAGCGGCTGACTGATCGCTTTAAAGAGATGTTCGGAGACTATCCTGAAATTAAAACACTGGTTGAAACTATAAGACGTGCAAATGAAGGCACCTTAACCCTGGATGACGCCATTGCCATGACAGAAGCCTCTATAAGTCTTCTATCTACGAATGAAACTGAAACCATCAGGCAGCTATCAGAAAGACTTGAAGTTTTCCATGATCTGAAAGAATTCCAAGCAGAAGGTGGAAATGTAAACATCGAATTTAATATTTCCGTAGGTGGAGAATAAAAAATGAAAATTGCTTTTTATGGTTTTTGTATTGTCACTCTTGTTTGCGGAGTTGCTCTTTATCCAATTGCCGATCATCCTCCTTCGCGTTTCGTAGCAGCTGATTCTCCATCAAACCACAGCGACTCTACACAAGACAAAAGGAACATTTCGACTCCGAGCCCAGACTCTGCAACGCGAGGTAATACGGGTAATCTTACTCGATCAACGACTCCTCCCGAAAAAAAATGTACTTGTTGCAGTAAAACTTCATTGCATATCAAGGAAATTGTGAAGCAAAAACGACAGGAACTTGAACTTTGGGCGCGTGACACGATTGTTAACTATGGTTACGAAGATGGGATGAAACGAATAACAGCGAAATCTCCTGCCCTAGCGCAACGCATCCAGCGACTTCTTGAACAAGAACAAGAACAAGAAGCAAGTCAAACTTCACAACGCTCAATAAGATAATACTAATATCCTCCATATTTTGTGGTAGTAGTCTTTAAGTATTTATCACCGCAAAATGACTTTTCCGAAGTGAAACCAACTTGAATCTATCGAAGACTTTCAGACAATCCTCGCCTGCCCTTTTATTAACTATTGTTCTACTTCTTTCGTTCGGACTAAAACTCAGCAACATAGGACACTTGAGTCTCGGGAGTGTTGATGAATGTTGCCATGCTCTCGTCGCTAAAAATCTTCTCAAACATCCCTTTAAGCCAACTCTCATTGATGTCCCCTACCTCCCTTATAAAGAAGAAACGTGGAGTGAAAACCACGTATGGCTCCATAAACCTATTCTCCCGCTTTGGCAAATATGTCTCTCGTATTGGATATTAGGCGTTAGCACCTTTGCCCTTCGGCTTCCCAGTGCAGTTCTCAGCACTTTCGCTGCCGGGATCACTTATTTGATTGGCACACAACTCTTAACGCGTCGCGCTGCCTTATTTGCTACTGCAATTCAGGCATTCTCATGGTTTATCATGCAATTGACGCATGGATATCAGTTCAGCGATGCGATTGATATTTCGTTGTTGTTCTACTGTGAGATTGGTGTTTATGGAGTTGTTCGCGCTATTAAGACCGGCAAATGGTGCTTTATCGTGCTGGCAGGAATCGGTCAAGGACTTGCCTTTCTTTCAAAAACCTATCCAGCATTCATTATCACCGGTGTCGCTTTCGCAATGTGGTCAGCACCCAAGCTGAGTTTAGCAAAAAAAGAGGATTGCCGTCTTTGTGGGCAGCATATTTTAGGTATGCTGATAATAACAATCTTTGTCGCTGGCCCATGGATGCTATATACTGCCCTGCAGTATCCTGTTGAGTTTAAAATTGAACACAATTACATTTTCAGACATCTAACAGAAGACATTGAGGGATGGCGTGCGCCTTGGTACAAGGTGTTTTTGTACAGTGCCCAGATATTTAACCTACTCACCGCACCAATTGCCGTGGCAGTGTGTTGCTCCATACCTCATCTTTTCCAAAGGAAAAATATCGGTCTCTTTTTGCTTTACGCTTGGGGTTTAGGAGTTCTACTCCCTTTTTCAATCGCCACCACGAAAACCCCAAGTGCTACACTCATCAGTATGCCCGCATTTCTACTGATACTCGGTAACTTTGTAGAGCGAACCATATACCCCGGCCCCAAAAATTCACATTACAAACGCAGGATTCTCCTCGTTTGGACAGCTCTGCTTGTGATCTTATGCTTTGGAGAAGGTATTCAGGCTTGGCGGGTCACCCAAACTCACAATGAACACACACTCTCTGAGATTGCCGAGTTTACGCGGGAACACCTGCCGAAAAATGCTGTTCTTCTTACCGAAACTAATGTCGGAAAAGGAGAAACCCACTACGATTATCTTCGTCTGATGTTCTTCACAGAATATACAGCGCGTCCATACTATTTAAAAAGTGCATGGAAATCCCTCAGCCAACAAGTTGAAAAGCACGGAGGCATTCCGTATATCGTCACCTTCAGAGAACTCAACTTGCCTATCCTCTTCAAGAGCCACGCAGATAAACGAACAATTTATTTGTCGGAACTAAGCGAGTGAGGACACTAATAAAGGCTGTTGCCAACTTGTGTCTCTGGGAATATGGTTGATAGATAGTCCCTGTTTTTTCACACTAATTTGTGCTCATCAAGCAATGAAGCCACGAGTGCTTCCATCTTTGGAACCGTCCCAACAGCCGGTAGAGACGACATCGCCGCCCACGTCTCGTAGCCGCCCTCCTGTGTCAACGCTTCGTCCGTGCAGATATAGCCGATATACCCATTCGCCAAACTCACGAGAAACAACGGATTCGCATCTGAGTTCGCTTTGATATTCATCCCTGTCTCTACGAATACCTCTCCGGGCAATGCGACAATCGCCGCTTCCCCCAAACGGATCACTTGAACCGGTGCCGTCATCTGCTCTGGTAGTTTCGCTAAACGTTGACATTCAAGGGCATAGACATCGACCAACGCCGTCGGTATCGGTTGTCCGACGACCCAACTAAAGGGACCTGTTTCGTAAGCACCGTAAGTACCTTGTGGGACAGACAGCACTTGCTCGGCAACTTTGAGGTCCTCGGCAGTAATCTGTTTGGGTTGAAACGTTAGTGTGGCAAGTTCACCGTTGAGGTCGAGCCTGTCGTGCATCTGCATGAACTGCATCTCGGTGATAAAATGCCCAGCGAGAACATTCGCCATTTTCACTGCCTGCCGGTGTCCACTCGCTGTCCATTTCACCTGTCCACTAAAATCGGTATTATTAATCTGACCGGATGCGGCATTCCAGAGGAGCGAGACACATGTATCTCCCAAATAGCGGCGCATGAGTCGGTCAAAGTGTCCGAAATAGTCAGCGGAGAGTGCGCTGCTGTTATCTGTGCCAATGTAGTGCAGCGAAAAATTGGCAACGGCAGAGATAGGGGTACCATCATTTGCCTCAACGAATATCATTGCTACTTCTGGATCAATTGTGCCAGTCGGTTCCACGAGATCAGGATGTTCAACGCCGGGATTAAAACGGACGGTCCCATCTTTCATGTGCCACCGTCGATTGAAGGTGATACGTTCTTCGTCGACACTTGCAAATCCTACCCGTGCGGGTTGGAGTCGCCACACCGCAAGCTCAACTGCATCAGCGATCTTCAATGGGACCCAATCGGTGTAACCGGTATCCTCGCCAACTCCAAGTAGATTTGCCACTGCTACGGCGGTATGGGTATGCGTAGCATTGACCATAACGTATGCTGGAGGGATACCGCATCTCTCGGCAATGCGTGCTTTGGCAATATCTGCTATCTTCTCTGGTATGGCGATGAGGTCGCATGTAACGATTGCGATACGGGTTTCGCCGTTATCAATAACAAGCGCTTTGGCAAAGAGTTCGTCATCAACGTTTTCAGCGTACCGGGGACGAAATCCACCTGGAATCTCTGTACCAAGCGGCGGGGTGATATTTGCGCTTGCGCTTGCTGCTTTAAGTGTGTTGCCCATGAGTCTGCCTCCTTGGCAATGTGCGATGTTGTGTTTTTCATTTTACTCCGCCGATGTAAATCTATCAAGAGAATTCTGCTGATAGCTGTCGGCTATCAGAGAGAGTCGCGAGCATGAAGAAATCCGCAGAAACACCCAAGCAAAAACCCTACCGAAGGGAGAGACAATTTTGATTTGACATTCCCAATTTTTTATGCTATTATTTTAATGTAATCTCATTCTTTATACGTGTCGGAAGAGACACCTTCCGACCATTACTTAGGACGTAATAGACAAGTCCCTATTAGAAAATTAAAACGATTAAAACGTATGATCGAAGTTAGAGAACTCACAAAATCTTACGGCACGACGGTTGCTGTTGACAACGTTACATTTGACGCGCACGCTGGCGAAGTGCTTGGGTTCCTCGGACCCAACGGCGCAGGTAAGACGACCACGATGCGCATCCTTACCTGCTATCTCTCCGCAGACGCAGGTACCGCAACTGTTGCTGGATACGACGTCTTTGAGGAATCCGTTGAAGTCAGAAAACATATCGGTTATCTTCCAGAAAGCGCGCCCCTCTACACCGATATGGGAGTTATTGAATATCTCAACTTCATGACACAGGTGCGAAATATTCCAAAAAGCCAGCGGAAGGAACGGATCCGAACGGTTATTGATACCTGTGGGCTTGATGATGTTATTCAAAAAGACATTGGCGAACTCTCAAAGGGTTACCGCCAACGGGTAGGCTTAGCACAAAGCCTCATTCACGATCCACCCATCCTCATCTTAGATGAGCCCACCTCTGGACTTGATCCGAATCAAATCAGCGAGATTCGCAATTTAATCAAAAACATCGGACAAGAGAAACTGGTGCTGTTCAGTACACACATATTACCCGAAGTTTCCGCCACCTGTAGCCGAATCCTCATCATCAACAATGGAAAGATTGTCGCAAACGGCACACCGGAGGAACTCTCCAGTCAGGCGAAAGGTGAAGAGATTGTGCATATCACTATCCGAGGCACACCAGAAACAATTGAGACACAACTGAACGAATTGGAATTTGTCTCACAGTGGAACAAGGTTGGAACGGACAACGGTACAGTTACCTACCAGATCAACGCCGCTCAGGGCAGCGGTGCTGCGGAGGCACTGTTTCATGTCGTTGTAGAAAATGGATGGAGTCTGACAGAACTCCGCCAAGAATCCTTGGATTTAGAAGACGTTTTCCGCAATTTGACAGACAAAGAGCAGACATAGCACTCCGAGAATAAGAAAGGAAACTGCTCTATAAACGAAAAATTATGACGAACATCGCAGCTATTCTCAAAAAGGAATTTAAAAGTTATTTCAACTCGCCTATCGCGTATATCTTCATCACATTCTTCCTCGGCATCTCTGGATGGCTCTTCTTCCGCAGTTTCTTTCTTGTTAATCAAGCGGAGATGCGTGGGTTTTTTGGGTTAATGCCGTGGATCTTCTTATTTTTTATCCCAGCTGTCACTATGAAACTCTGGGCTGAAGAAAAGAAACTCGGCACAGTAGAAATTCTTATGACGCTACCGATTCAGGATTACGAAGTCGTCATCGGGAAATTCTTAGCGAGTTTTGGTCTTCTTGTTGTAACCGTGTTGCTTTCACTCGTCCTGCCCTTCTCAGTGATGTCCCTTGGGAATCCGGATGGCGGCACGCTGATTTCAGGTTACATAGGACTCCTCTTGATGGGGGGTGCCTACCTCGCCATCGGGCTTTTCGCCTCAACACTGACCGAGAACCAAATCGTTGCCTTTATCTTGGGAATTACTGCCTGCTTTGGGTTGCTCATCATTGGTGAAGATATTGTCCTTTTCAATGCCCCGAATTGGTTGTTCCCGATTTTCAGTTACCTCGGACTCGGTGCCCACTACAGTAGCATTCTCCGCGGTGTGCTTGATTCCCGGGACATTATCTACTATCTGTCCATGATTGGTTTCTTTCTCTACCTCAGCACATTGTCGGTTGAAAGCCGCAAGTGGCGTTAAGAAAGGAGGTCCCCCTTTTGGTTAACAAACAACTTAAGTACGGTGGCAACACCCTCGCTTTTGTAGCAATCATCTTTGGCATTCTTGTGCTAATCAACTTTCTCTCTACACGCCGCTTTATTCGTGCCGACCTTACCGAGGACAAGCGGTATACGATCTCAAACGCAACTAAAAATCTGATCAGCACGTTAGACGATATTGTAACTATCACCGCCTACTTTTCGACAAATCCCGCTGAGGTAGCCCAAATCCGTCGTGATGTCAGAGACGTGCTCGACGAATATAACGCTTTTTCAAAGAAACTCCAGATCGATTTTGTGAATCCTGCGGATTTCGATGATGGACAGAAACAGGAACTCCGCTTCAAGGGCATCCCCGAAGTCCAAATTAACGTTATAAAAAAAGATAAAGCAGAAATCGCGAATGTCTATATGGGTATCTCTATCGGCTACAGCGGCAAAGAGGAAATCCTACCTGTTGTACGTTCAACGGCTAATTTGGAGTATGAACTCACATCTACTATCCTCAAGGCCACGACGAAAGAAGCAAAAACGGTCGGATTTTTGACAGGGCACGGCGAATTCGATATCAATGACCAAAACCATCAGCAGTTTCGCCAACTCTTGGACAAAAACGGACAAGGGCAATACAATCTCACATCCGTGAGCCTACAAGATGGAAAAGCGGTAGAAGACACTGTCGCAACGCTGGTTATCGCGGGTGTAACACAACCGCTAACAGAACGCGAGAAATACGAAATCGATCAGTTCATTATGCGGGGGGGTAGAACTGTCTTCTTAGTCGATCCTATTCAAATGCAACCCGGGACACTACAAGGTGCACCATTGAGCACGGGACTGAACGACCTGCTGGAACACTACGGAGCCAAACTCGGCAATAACCTTCTGCTTGACCGCAGATTCCACGATTCTGCCAGATTCCAACAAGGATTCATGACCGTTATTCAACCGTATCCGTATTTCGTCAAGATCGTTAAACCGAACTTCTCAGCAGAAAACACGATTACCAATCAGTTGGAAGCCGTGACATTGCCTTGGACGAGTTCCTTAGAGATCATAACGAAGGAAGGCATCACAACAACCGCATTGGCAAAAACGAGTGAATTCGGACAGAGCATCCAAGGCTATTACAACTTGATGCCAAATTCTCCAATTCCCGATGCCGAGCTACAACCCTACACTGTCGCTGCGGCGCTGGAAGGAAAATTCAAAAGTTTCTATGCCGATAAAGAAATTCCGTCAGTAGAAACCGCCGCGGACACACAAGAAAGCGAGACCCCTGCTTCAGTCGCAGACGCTGAGGCCCGGCAGACGAAAACCGAAAGCGAACAGACACAAATTGTTGTTGTCGGCACGGCACAATTCCTCACGCAGCTGCGTCCTGATGGGATTAACTTTTTCCTAAATACTGTGGACTGGCTAACCCTCGGCGACGCACTTATCGGTATCCGTTCTCACGCTATCACCGATCGACCGCTCCGAGAAACTTCGGAAATTGAGAAAAACTTTATCAAATACCTATGCACTATCGGTATCCCACTACTGGTCGTGATCTTTGGACTCGTCCGATATTTCTTAAAACAACGGGCAAAACGGCTGGTAGAAACCTACGGTTCTGTGTAACTCACCCTAATTAGCGCGGTGTTTTTGCTTGGGTGTTTCCGCAGGAAACCTCGCCAGCAATAGGGCACTTTGCTGTGCTATGTCGTTGGAATTAACTGAAAACCACTGTGAAACGTAGTGGAGCAGTGCCCAGATTCCCATAGTTAAAAAAATGAAAACGAAACAACTTCTTATTTTAGGTGCTATTTTTGTCGTTTTGGCAATCGTTGTCCTGATCCTGGAAAACCCGTTCGGACAGAACGAGTACGAAAAGAAGATTGAAACTGCAATCCCGCTGTTTCCAAACTTCAATCAGGAACAGGTTGCCACAATAGAAATCATCGCTGACGGTGAAACCACGACACTCTCAAAACAAAATGACGACTGGGTTGTCGCTTCAATGGACAACTATCCAGCAGATAGCGAGGGCATTTCGGAACTGCTATCGAAAGTAGCAGAATTTAAGAACACGCAGCTTGTCTCAAATAATCCAGAAAAACAGGCAGAATTCGAGGTAGATAACACAGGCGTTGAAGCCAAGTTGATGGATGCAAACGGTACGCTCTCGGCACACCTATTTGTCGGGAAAACAACCCCAGGTTTTCTGAGTAGTTACGTGCGCGCCGCCGGTGCTAACGATGTCTATGTCGCCCAAGGTTACCTCCAATCCGTCTTCAATAAAGGCGATCGGACTTGGAAAGATCGGACTATCTTCGATTTTAACAAAGGTATTGTCACCCAACTCAACATCTCTTCCCCCGAAGAAATCGTCGAACTCCGTCTCGATGCAGACGGAACATGGCAGATGCTCAAACCGTCAGCTTCCGCCGTCAAACAAGACGAGGTTGACTCCCTGCTCACAACCCTTAGCGGATTGGATACTGACGATTTCGCCGAAGCGACAGATGCCCTCGGGGCATACGGTTTAGATACCCCCGAATCTACTATATCCGCCGTACGTAACGATGGGACAACGGCAACACTCTACATCGGAAAAGAAGAAGATGGAAAACTTTATGTCAAGCGTGCTGATACGGATACCGTCTTCAAACTCTTCAAATCGAATGTGGATAGGTTAATAAAAAAGGCTGATACACTCAAGGCGGAGGATCCACCTCCAGAGGTTGAAACCGAGTAGTGGCTCATCAAGGCGTGAAACATCGCAGCAACGCTGCTGATTGAAGGAGATTTATCGTGAAAGAATTAAAACTTTTGTGTTTAGGACTTAGTACACTGCTCGTTATAACGCTTGCTGGATGTGAACCACAAATCGTGACACCCTTGTTACCATCACCAGAAAGCAGAACTATTCATGTTACCGGGAATGGTTCGGTTGTTGGTGAACCGGATATAGCCACACTCAATTTAGGTGTGTCTGCTGAAAAAGCATCAGTTGAGGAGGCACGTGAGGCAGCAGCGAGTGCGATGACAAGCGTTATTGACTCCCTGAAAGCGAACGATGTTGCTGAAAAAGACATTCAAACGGAGAATTTTAGCATCTATCCGCAGTATGACTACACCGATAACGGTCGTGTCCTGCGTGGATACAGAGTGAGCAACACCGTTAGCGCGAAGGTCCGGGAATTGGAGAGTCTCAGCGATATAATCGACGATGTCGCAGGCGCGGGTGGGGATATTGTTGTTGTAAATTCGATTCAATTTATGATTGAAGACAGTACGCCATTACAGACGCAGGCACGTGCTTTAGCGGTGAAAAATGCCGAGGCGAAAGCGCAAACCTTAGCAGAAGCGAGCGGCGTTACGCTTGGGAAACCTATTACGATTACAGAGATGAGTGCTGGTGGCGGTCCGCCGATCGCTTTTGTGGAGAGCGCAGCTCTCGCCGACGAGAGTGCCCGGAGTTCAACGCCAATTCAAGCGGGGGAACTTACGGTTACTGTGAATGTTACTATGGTCTATGAAATCAATTAGAAAAGGTTAAAAGGGATTAAGCTAATAGATTGGTCTGAAACACGAGGAATTTTCCATTAAAATGGTGTTGTAGCGTAAAAACTTCCACTTGCGCGAATAAGTCTGAACATCCCATTCGTTTCCTAAGAGGAAGTTGTCTCTTTTCTGACACAGATCAGCGAAAAAGTGATAAATAGAATAAGTCATTTATTGATTTGACTCAAGAAAAGCCATCTGTTCAGCAGCTGCGTCAGAGGCACCGAATTTTTCGTTCATCTTATGTTCCGCCCAAATCGCCTCCAAATTCGGGGTACAGGCATAATCCTTGAAAAAGCGGGAAACATTGTCCGATTCTCTCCGCTCGGTAAGCCTGTTCTGAATGAGGGCAACGTTGTGAGCGTCAAGTTCAATCCCAATCGATTTTCGATTCAATTGCGCTGCTACAACAAGCGTTGTTCCGGAACCCGCGAACGGATCAAGGACAATATCACCCGGATTTGTTGAGGATACGATAATTCGGAACATTTTCAACGCGACTCAGTGCGCTTAGCGTTCGCGTTAAACCGTAAACTGCTTCAGCGTATCATCATCCAAGTTCTCAAGGACATCTTTTGGATCGTGCCGTTTACCTTTGTTGAGTTCCTGCTCAGAGAAGCCTTGCTCCGTGAGTACTTTCTCAGCAACATAGATAGGTGACTCACAACGCAGCGCGAGTGCGATCGCATCACTCGGTCGGCAATCCACCTTGATTTCGTTGCCGTCCACTTGCAAGGTGGCATGTGCGTAGAAAGTCTGCTCTTCCACCGAATGCACACATACAGCACCTACCTTGGCACCGAGGGTCTCAATCATAATCTTGAGTAAATCATGCGTCATCGGACGGGGTAGCTCCATCTTCTCCAAATGCATTTGAATCGCTGCCGCCTCGGATTCGCCAATCCAAATTAGGAGTATCCGATTCAAACCCTCGTCTAACTCTTTCAAAACAACTATCGGTGCTCCGGTCCCTCGGTCAATTGAGAGGAAATTAACTTTGACCTTAATCTGCGTCTCTTTCTCTTTGTCCATCTGTCTGTCCTTTCATAAATAGTCATCAATTGTCAGTTAAGAGACTATTTTGTAACAATCTATTCAAACGTGAAACACTCCGAGGAGTGATGAATCGTTACACGGAAACCTCTTAACCGATAACCAAAAACTAATTAATCCGCATCCGTTGATTCGGATTCTGTAGAATCTGTTTGGGTCTCCACTGCCAACCCGGAAGCGTAATCCCGAACAGTCTGTGCAATTTTTTCGGTATCTACACCACTGAAGCCGACAATCTCTTTAAACAACGGTACTGCCGCGCCAGCGTTTACAATTGAGCTGAGAATTCGGTTCATTCCATTGCTGCCATTACCATTGCCCCCGTTTCCGAGATCAAGCACGCGAATGCTTTCAATACGTTCCGCCGGTTTCATTAACTCGCTGGTAACCTCTGGTAAGGATTCAACGAGCGCCAAAATAGCATCGCTGACGAGGACTTTCGGGTCTGCCTGATTTTTCGCCGCAATAGATGCCTCTTCGCCATCCGCTTTCGCCTTCGCCTCCACCAGTAACGCCTCAGCGAGAATTCTCTGCGCCTGCGCTTTGACTTCAGCAGCGTCAAGTTCCGCCTTAGCGGCTTCTACAACGGCGTAGGCTTCTGCATCCGCAGCACGCTCTTTAGCAATGCGTTCCTCATCGGCTTCCTGCTCTGCCCGGATGAGTGCAATTTTGCTCTGTCGCTCAGCTTCCTCAACCGCCTCAGCAGTTAAGACGCTCGCCTCAGCCCTCGCCTTTTGTGCAGAGACCTCTAAAAGTTCAATCAATGCCGCCTCACGCTGTTTCTCCTTGACCGAGACCTGAATCGCGTTTTCGGCTTGCGCCTCTTTTTCTTCCCGATCCTTCTCAACCAGAACAATTCTGCTGGCGATACCCGCCTCCTCAACAGCCCGCTCTTGTTCAATCTTAGCTCTTTCAACAGAGAGACTGCGTTGGATTTGCGCCTCCTCAATCGTCTGTTCCTGTTGCACACGAGCGATTTCGACTGACTGCTTTTGCGCGATCTCCGTTTCTTGGACCTGGCGTTCCTGTTGAATCCGCGCAGTATCAAGCCGCTGCTTTTGCAGGATCTCCGTAGACTTCACCACCTCTTCTTGCTTGATTCGTGCCTCTTCAATCTCGCGTTCCTGCTCGGCTTTGTTTGTAGCGATCGATTTGCGTTGCTCTTCCTGAGCGAATTCAAGACGTTTCGCAACCTCTAAGGCTTGCGTCTCTGTCTCTTCCTCACGTTGCTTAATTGCTAATTCGGCTTTGAGTCGGTCCTCTTCACGCTGCACCTGGTTCTCGTGCTCAATCCGAGCAGTTTGGGTCTGCCGATCTTCAACTTCTTGCTTGATTGTTTGAATTGCAACAACATCAAATCGGTTGTTCTCATCAAGTGCCTCAAGCGGGGTCTGGTCAAGGTTGGTGACAGCGACGCTTTCTAATTTAAAACCGTTCTGTTCAAGATCATCTCGGCACGCCTCCTGAACTTGATCGGAAAACTCCTGACGTTTTTCGTGTAATTCTTGGAGGTCCATCGTCGCGGCAACACTCCGAAGGACACCAACGAGTTTACCTTCAAGGAGTCTATTGACTTCGGAAGGCGTTAAGGTTTTATCACCGAGACTCGCCACCGCCTTGAGTACATCCTGCTCGTGCGGTTCAATTTTGACATAGAATTGTGCTTCCAAATCAACACGTAAACTATCCTTCGTGATAAGTGCAGCCTGTCCAGTCCGTTCAACAGGCAATTGGAGCGTATTTAAGGAAATAAGCTGGCTGGTGTTCGTCAGTGGATTGATAAGGGTTCCGCCAAAAACGACGCGCTTTTTGCGTCCGCCAGAGACAACCAGTGCCGAATCGGCAGGTGCTTTTTTGTAAAAGGAGCGGTAAACCAATAGAAAAATAACCATCAAAGCAACCGCGCTGCCGACAATTGTGATGAATAGGTTGGCGTTCAACATTCTTCAATTCTCCTTATATGGAAACAAAAATGCGCAATTAGCGCGACGCTATTTTACTTTTTCGGACATCAA contains:
- a CDS encoding SIMPL domain-containing protein (The SIMPL domain is named for its presence in mouse protein SIMPL (signalling molecule that associates with mouse pelle-like kinase). Bacterial member BP26, from Brucella, was shown to assemble into a channel-like structure, while YggE from E. coli has been associated with resistance to oxidative stress.), which translates into the protein MKELKLLCLGLSTLLVITLAGCEPQIVTPLLPSPESRTIHVTGNGSVVGEPDIATLNLGVSAEKASVEEAREAAASAMTSVIDSLKANDVAEKDIQTENFSIYPQYDYTDNGRVLRGYRVSNTVSAKVRELESLSDIIDDVAGAGGDIVVVNSIQFMIEDSTPLQTQARALAVKNAEAKAQTLAEASGVTLGKPITITEMSAGGGPPIAFVESAALADESARSSTPIQAGELTVTVNVTMVYEIN
- a CDS encoding site-specific DNA-methyltransferase codes for the protein MFRIIVSSTNPGDIVLDPFAGSGTTLVVAAQLNRKSIGIELDAHNVALIQNRLTERRESDNVSRFFKDYACTPNLEAIWAEHKMNEKFGASDAAAEQMAFLESNQ
- a CDS encoding bifunctional nuclease family protein, producing MDKEKETQIKVKVNFLSIDRGTGAPIVVLKELDEGLNRILLIWIGESEAAAIQMHLEKMELPRPMTHDLLKIMIETLGAKVGAVCVHSVEEQTFYAHATLQVDGNEIKVDCRPSDAIALALRCESPIYVAEKVLTEQGFSEQELNKGKRHDPKDVLENLDDDTLKQFTV
- a CDS encoding SPFH domain-containing protein; translated protein: MLNANLFITIVGSAVALMVIFLLVYRSFYKKAPADSALVVSGGRKKRVVFGGTLINPLTNTSQLISLNTLQLPVERTGQAALITKDSLRVDLEAQFYVKIEPHEQDVLKAVASLGDKTLTPSEVNRLLEGKLVGVLRSVAATMDLQELHEKRQEFSDQVQEACRDDLEQNGFKLESVAVTNLDQTPLEALDENNRFDVVAIQTIKQEVEDRQTQTARIEHENQVQREEDRLKAELAIKQREEETETQALEVAKRLEFAQEEQRKSIATNKAEQEREIEEARIKQEEVVKSTEILQKQRLDTARIQQERQVQETEIAQKQSVEIARVQQEQTIEEAQIQRSLSVERAKIEQERAVEEAGIASRIVLVEKDREEKEAQAENAIQVSVKEKQREAALIELLEVSAQKARAEASVLTAEAVEEAERQSKIALIRAEQEADEERIAKERAADAEAYAVVEAAKAELDAAEVKAQAQRILAEALLVEAKAKADGEEASIAAKNQADPKVLVSDAILALVESLPEVTSELMKPAERIESIRVLDLGNGGNGNGSNGMNRILSSIVNAGAAVPLFKEIVGFSGVDTEKIAQTVRDYASGLAVETQTDSTESESTDAD